A segment of the Aureliella helgolandensis genome:
TGGGCCAGCGCCTGCTTCGGTTCGAGCGTGTAGGCTCGACCACCTGCTTCGTTGACAGTGTCGGCGCGTGGCAGCCGCGAAGACTTGCTTGAGAATAGTGACATGTTAGCCATGGATTCGTCCAGACTGAGCGGCAATGCGCTAGCGGCCGGTTCTGGCAATACAACGCCTGAAGAACCGACGGCTAGCGCCTCGTCGCTCAAAAAACTGTTCGACGAAGGGTAGTTGAGAAAGGCTTTCGCCATCTTAAGCAAAGATGTAATCCCAACTGGCAGTCGAACGAGAATCGCAAAGTAGATCGAAGCACTACGCTTCGTCCGCTTCCCCTATTTCATTTGTTTGTATCTATGCGAATAGAGACTCGCTTTCATCATCAAGGTTCACAGAAAAGCGACTGACGAAGTGTGACCAGAGCGCCATGACGACGTGCGTCAATTGATAGCTCCCGCTATCGCGGCTAAAGGGTGGGGATGTACTCCGAGTCGGCAGTCAGTCGTGGACGATTCTATTTGCGTTTCGACTTCAGCATCTTTCGCATTCGTTTCCACACGCTGCGACCACTTTCGGGGTCCAACCGGACAAGCTGCTGCCGTCGCGTGTCGATGGTGTGTAGCTTGCCAGGTGGACGCTTGGCGTATACGAAGGGCAAGCAAACTGCGATGACCTTAAATGGTTGACCTGCCTCACGCGCCATATATCGCGAGCGTACTGGTTCATCCGGCGGTAATGTAGAGCTGGAACAGCACCACAGGAACGACGGCAATTCGAAGACTTCATTCAACACAGTGACGTAGTCGCCGCGTTTAATGTCTTCTCCCGCGATCCGTGCTGCGACGGTGGTGTGCGATTTGGGTTGCGTTTTTGTTTTCATGGTTTTACATAGCTGTTTGAGAGAGTGGATTTGTACGTGTGCAGGTTCTTCGTCCGACGCTCGATTACTCGGCGCCGGTTGGCATAATCACGAAGAATCTGAATTGCACACGCATGGTTCACTCTTTGACAGTAATGTGGAAAACGAATGATGGTTTGAAAGCTAGCCAGACGGTGAGCTAATCGAAGTTCGCAGTGGGAAGATTCAATCCAGCTCCCTAAAAGTACTCGTCGCGATTGGAGCCATCAAAAACGGCCCGATCGCAGACAGCAGTTCTTGAAGCGTTGTCTGCTGCCACACGGGCATGGATCGTTGCGGCCTAGTTTTTCCTCGAGTAGCTTGTCGCCGTGGACAATCTGCACGCCGCGTTTGACGTTCGTCTCCGAAGGGTAGCCGCGTCGGCGTTTACTCATCGGTTCGAAAAAAGGAATCTTGAAGGTTGTTGTCGCGAATGATAGAGCTCCTAGTGAACACTGAGCGGTACGGCGCTAGCCGCCGGTTCTAGTAAGATCAGAAGAATCGAGATCAGAAGAACCGAGGGCTAGCGCCCAATCGCTCACAATAGAAAGAAAATGACTCGCCACGACAGTTGCCTATCGCGGCGAGTCGTAACAATGCAAATGAACGAAGTGGTTTGTTCAGATACTTTTGGTGTTGGTTAATGTAATCCGAACAGGCAGTTCAAATGCCAGAGCCGACGACTGGATTCGCACCAGCATTGATCTGTTTACAAGACAGATGCCTTTCTCAGTCGAGCCACGTCGGCAAGAGCAGTCTATAGGTGTTGGCCTGTAGACTGAAGTATGAGAGACCTAAAGACGATTCGGGGTTCACGCTCGCATGTAAAGAATTCAACTTATTTGAACCATTGGTCGCTCAGTCTAATTTTGCCACAACCAAATATTTTTCGGTACGCGTGCTCGGTAATGCATTTGTTGCTTGCATCATCCCTGCGTGTGTTACCGTGAACCCGGCGATCTCTAGCAAGTAGGGCACTGTTGCCAGCGATTGGATGGCAGCCAGTGGCAAACAGTCAGCGAAGTCAGTGGCAAGGCTGGACCAAGCACTCCGACTGTAAAATCCATCGATGAGTAGCACGGTTCCCTGGGGCTTCAACCAATATCGCCAATTCACCATGGCCGAAAGCGGGTCGTAGAGCCCATTCGCTAATTGCCGCGAGATAATCACGTCAAAGGAGGCCGGCGGAAAAAGCGACATTTCGTCCGGCGAGTCGCAGAATCCTTGGCAGATGCGCACCGAACTCAACTCTGGCTTGCTACCCAATTTCTGTAGCATCAAAGTCGAAGGTTCAAGCGCCGTCAGTTCGAGACCGCCAATTCGAATGAGCATGCGGCACATTGCTCCGGTTCCTGCGCCCGCGTCCAGCACCGACATACCGGTCTCCAGTGCAAACACTTGGGCAATGTCGGCTAGACAGGCAAGTTCATCAACTTCGCCAATTTGCTGCGTCCAGGCTTCATATTGCTCGACGGCCGCAGCATCGTAGCTGGAAAGATGCTTGGCTCGGAATTCAGATTGAGATAAACGGTAGGTCATATCGTTCGTATTTGGAAAACAAAAAGATGGCGTCCGCCGGTTGGGAAATAACCGACAGACGCCTTAGTTTACAGCAAGTTCATAACGCGATCGGTCAATCCCTTTTCGCCGAGTACGATATTCATCTTGCCCGCCGTTGCGATCTTCTCGAGAACTTCCAGTTCTCGGAGTCGCATCAGCGTTGGGTTGTCGGCCAACAGCTTGGCGGTGTTGGCCTGGCTACGCATGGCAGCGGTTTCCTCGCGGCGTGCGATCAAGTTGGCTTCGGCCGCCTTCTTGGCTTCCGTTACCTTGTTCATCAGGTCCCTCATGTCGCCTGGCAGAATCACGTCCTTGATACCTACTGAGCTGACTTCCAGACCCAACACACTCGCCTGCTCGCGCACTTGCTGCTCAAGCTCCTGAGCCACATCGTCCTTGCCGGTCAAAAAGCTATCGAGTTCACGTCCGCCGATCACCGCTCGCAGCGCCAACTGCACCTCGCGGTACAACGACTGTCGAACATCGCTCGAAGCGCTCACGGCGCGACGAGCGTCCTTGATCGCGTAGGTTACGATCGCGTTCATGCGGAGCGTCACCTTGTCAAGCGTCATGATCTCCTGACCACTGACGTCAATTTGTGACTCTCGCATATCGAGCTCAACAACGCGCGAGTCGGCTGCATCCTTCCAGTATGCGTACAGACCCGGTTCGAGCTGAGCTACGAAGCGACCGTCGATGAACAGCACACCCACGTGATCTCGTTCGACCTTGCAGATGTCCAGCAATCGAGCAGCTTCCGCGGCACGCACGATCGACTTCAAATCTTTGTGCTCGAATCGTACGTCTCGCGAATCGACAATTTCCACTCGCACATCACGAACACCAGTCCAGTACACGTACAGTCCGGCGCCGAGAATTCGAGCGAATCGTCCATCGATCCACACGAGCGCTCGCTGGTAGTCCTTCAAATCCAGCACTTCAGCCTTACCGGCCAATGCGCCGGACTTGACGATAACGTCCAGTTGATCGTCAGCCAGCCATGGATCTCGCTTTGAGACTACGCGAACGCGAATCTTGTTCAGAGGATCAATGATCCAGTGTGTACCAGCGTCGACCAGCCCCTTGAATTCGCCTTCGCGGAACTTCAGGCCAACTTCGTAGCTGCGAATCACAATTCTCTTTAACATGAAGCCGCCTCCTTTCACGAAAGCGAGTAACAAAATGCCGATCAATATCAGCGTAAGGTGTTTGAAGCAGAAAGAGGCCTTGAGGCACCGAATTGTTCGTCAATCACACGCGACTGCTACGGAGGAAGGCTTTGACAGAGCTCTGTCGATAAGATTGGATCGAACTCTGGTGACAGACGCGGTAGGAACAATGCCCTACAGCCTCAGCACTTTCATTGCGATCCGCCTCTATCAACGTTGCAATGCTTCGGCAAACCTACAAGGTGAAGTCATGTGCTGCTGCGGCCAGTTTGTCGTCTACCTTCCGATTCACGCAGCGGCTTTCACCGATTCGTTAATGTTCCAGTCTACAACTCACCAACTCGCAGCCGATCGAGCGAAACAATCGTTGCCCGCCAGCTTCTGTGGTGGACGCTTTCGCGCCCGGGTTGGTTTTCAGCCAACTTGGTGCATCGACGGGAGTCGAACCCGTGACCGTCAGGTTATTAGCCTGATGCTCTACCCGCTGAGCTACTTCAATCGGTGTTGCTTTTAGAACCCGTTCACGGAACACAGTACGCCAACTGCCGAAAGGCAGGGCAGTCTGCGCCGCCGGAACAACATCGACCAAATGCTTACTTACAAGCAGGAATGCAGTGGTTCGAACACTGTCCATCGGTTTTGGAGGCCGAGTCCGCTCCCAGGCGAACATTCCTGTATTGTGAACGGTTCGGCGCTAGCCGCCGGTATCGAAACCGAAGGCTAACGCCTATTCGCTCAGTCACAAACTATGTTTCCAATTCAACGTTCCAGTACGCTTCGCTGATAAACTTGTTCCAGCTCTGGATGCGATTCATGCGCTGGGCATAGATCGGCTTCCAATTCGGACGGACCGGTTGCTTGCGAAGCTTCATGCGAGCTTCGGCCGGCGTGCGATCTGCCTTGCGAGAATTGCAATCAACGCAAGCTAGAACGCAGTTGGTCCAGCTTGACTGGCCACCTTGAGCACGAGGAACAACGTGGTCGATCGTCAGCTCTTCGCCACCAGGCTGCTTGCTACAGTACTGGCAGGTCAGCTTGTCGCGCTTGAACACGTTGCGACGGCTGAACGTTACCGACTGCGTCGGCAATTGGTCGAACTTAGTAAGGGCGATCACTTCAGGCACGCGAAACTTCTGACGCACTGACTGAATGAACGGTTGGTCGCGATCTGGCACCAACTGGCTCCAATCGCTCCAGTCAAATAACTGGTAGTCCACCGGATCGACTACCTTGGCGGAGTCGTTCCACAGCAGGATCAGCGCACGAGCGACCGTGGCCACATTGATCGGCTGCCAGTTGCGGTTTAGTACCAGCGTCGGAAGCTGGAGCGTCGGGCTCAAGCCCATGAAGTTCGTCTGTCGATCCAGATTTGCAGTGTTCACGTCAATTAGTCCATGTGATTTGAAGTCCAAAGTGTTGAGTAAACTGTGTAAAAGGGACTCGCGTTAATAGGTGATTGTTCACGAAAATAATGCATGGAAAAACACTCAACGAAGTAATGGTCAGAGGTTAGCCCGTCCGAAAATGAGCAAGCGGACGGAGCGGGGTTTGA
Coding sequences within it:
- a CDS encoding HNH endonuclease, with amino-acid sequence MNTANLDRQTNFMGLSPTLQLPTLVLNRNWQPINVATVARALILLWNDSAKVVDPVDYQLFDWSDWSQLVPDRDQPFIQSVRQKFRVPEVIALTKFDQLPTQSVTFSRRNVFKRDKLTCQYCSKQPGGEELTIDHVVPRAQGGQSSWTNCVLACVDCNSRKADRTPAEARMKLRKQPVRPNWKPIYAQRMNRIQSWNKFISEAYWNVELET
- a CDS encoding slipin family protein yields the protein MLKRIVIRSYEVGLKFREGEFKGLVDAGTHWIIDPLNKIRVRVVSKRDPWLADDQLDVIVKSGALAGKAEVLDLKDYQRALVWIDGRFARILGAGLYVYWTGVRDVRVEIVDSRDVRFEHKDLKSIVRAAEAARLLDICKVERDHVGVLFIDGRFVAQLEPGLYAYWKDAADSRVVELDMRESQIDVSGQEIMTLDKVTLRMNAIVTYAIKDARRAVSASSDVRQSLYREVQLALRAVIGGRELDSFLTGKDDVAQELEQQVREQASVLGLEVSSVGIKDVILPGDMRDLMNKVTEAKKAAEANLIARREETAAMRSQANTAKLLADNPTLMRLRELEVLEKIATAGKMNIVLGEKGLTDRVMNLL
- a CDS encoding class I SAM-dependent methyltransferase; this encodes MTYRLSQSEFRAKHLSSYDAAAVEQYEAWTQQIGEVDELACLADIAQVFALETGMSVLDAGAGTGAMCRMLIRIGGLELTALEPSTLMLQKLGSKPELSSVRICQGFCDSPDEMSLFPPASFDVIISRQLANGLYDPLSAMVNWRYWLKPQGTVLLIDGFYSRSAWSSLATDFADCLPLAAIQSLATVPYLLEIAGFTVTHAGMMQATNALPSTRTEKYLVVAKLD
- a CDS encoding SEC-C metal-binding domain-containing protein, with the translated sequence MSKRRRGYPSETNVKRGVQIVHGDKLLEEKLGRNDPCPCGSRQRFKNCCLRSGRF